CGCAAGACCGGCCTCGAGAACGCGGATTTCGCCGCGCGCTGGCGCGACGCCGATGGAACGCTGGCCGCTCGCCTGCCCGGTCTCCGCGGCTATCTCCGGCATCGTGTCACCGATCCGGGGCCGCGGGGCGACTGGAACATCGACGGCATTTGCGAACTGCAGTTCGCCAATGCCGACACCATGCGCGCCGCCTTGGGATCGCAGGCCTTTGCGGCCATGACGGCGGCTGCGGCGCAATTTCGAGACCCGGCCAGCATTGTCGTCTGCGAGAAACACGAGGCGATCCCCTGCACCGCGGACGATCTCCCGGCGGTCAAGCGCATGTCGATCCTGCGTCGCCGCCCGGAGGTTTCGCCCGAAGAGTTCCGGCGCGAATGGCTCGGCCGCCACGCGGAACTGGTGCGAACCTGGCCGAAACTGCTGGGCTATACGCAGAACCTCGTCATTGCCCGCTACGACGAGCACACGCGCGAAGCCTCGCATGACGACATCCCGGTCGATGGCGTCGTCGAACTGTGGTTCCGCAGCAAGGAAGACGCCGCCGAGGTCGTGACCACCGCCGCCTTCGCGCGGACCAAGGAACACACCGAGACGATCGTGGCCAGTGTCGCGCCATATTTCGTCGAGACGACCCGGATCGCTTGAGCCGGCGTCGCAACCAACCAGGGAATGCTGTCTGTGATCGAGCTCTATGCCATGGCCAGTCCGAACGTCCAGAAGATCTACCTGATGCTGGAGGAGACCGGGCTTCGTTATGTCGCGCATCAGATCAACATCTGGAAGGGCGAACAGTTCGAGCCAGGATTTCGCGCGCTGAATCCGAACGCCAAGGTTCCGGTAATCGTCGATCACGACGGTCCCGGCGGCGGCGACTACGTGGTCTTCGAATCGGGGGCGATCCTCCTCTATCTCTCCGAAAAGACAGGCGCCCTGCTGCCCTCGGACCCGCGGCAGCGCGGCGACACGCTTCAGTGGCTGATGATCCAGTTGACCGGCATCGGACCGATGTTCGGCCAGTTCAACCATTTCAACCGCTTCGCCGCCGAGAACCGTTACGGCGTGTCGCGCTACACCACCGAGGCCCAGCGGCTCTACCGGCTGATCGACGACCGGCTGGCCAGGACCGCCTTCCTCGGCGGTGACGACTATTCGATCGCCGATATCGCGACCTTCCCATGGTTCCGAACCGAAGCGCGGATGTTTGGCGATACCCATCCGTTCACCGCGGCGGATGGCGACGGCTATCCCCATCTCTGGCGCTGGTACCGGCAGATCGCCGAGCGACCGGCGGCCATGCGCGCGCTGGCGGTGATCGACGCGCATCCATCCACCTTCGCCACGGCGACCGTCACGGAGGTGGATCGCGTCCTCGGCCGCGGATCCCATGCGGCTACGCGCTGACGCCGCCAAGCCCGTGCGGAACCGGGCTTTTTTTGGCTTGCGGAAGGCACCGCTGGCTAGTATCTAATAGCGAATAAATTCGCCTATAACGAACATCGAACAGGACGCCACGAGCTGGCTGCAGAGAGGCAGCGGTGATCGACCAAGTCAGGGACCGGAAGGTCGATGTTCGGCGGGGCCGGCGATGGCTTCAGCCGCGACCAGGCATCGCCGGACCGGCCGCACGATCGCTCCCGCACGCCAGCCGACCATCGTTCACACAAGGGAACCAGCTTCAATGTACCCACTTCTCGACGGTAAGCTCTGCGTCATCACCGGTGCCGGGCAGGGCAATGGCCGCGCACTGGCGGTCGGCCTGGCGAAATGGGGCGCCGACATCGTCGCGACCGATGTCGACGAGGCCTTGGCCAACGAGACGGCCGAGTTGGTGCGGGCCGAGGGTCGATCCGCGCTCGGGCTGCGCTGGGATGTGTCCAGTCGCGATGACGGGACGCGCGTCGCCACGCGCATCGCCGAGACGATGGGCGATACGTCGATCCTGATAAACAACGCCGGGATCATCTTCCGTGGCGACAGCGACAGCGAGCAGGCGCTCGATGCCTGGCGGCGGATCATCGACGTCAACCTGACCGGCGTCTATTACGCGACCGTCGCGCTGCTCGATCAGCTCAAGCGCGCGCGTGGCACGGTCATCAACATCGGTTCGCTGCAGTCGTTTCTCGGATTGGCGACCAAAGGGGCGGCCTATGCCGCGTCGAAGGGCGGCGTACTGCTTCTGACCAAGGAGATGGCGGTCGAATTCGCGCCCTTCGGGATCCGGGTGAACGGCATCGCGCCGGGTACGATGCGGACCCCGATGAACACCTGGATCGGCGTCGACCACGCCAAGATGGAGATGCTGGTGAAGCGCATCCCGATGGGCCGCGTGGGCGAGCCGGACGAACTCGTCGGCACCGCGCTGTTCCTCGCCTCGGATGCGCTGGCGAGCTACGTCAACGGGGTCATGATTCCCGTTGACGGCGGATTTCTTGCGATGTGAACGGAAAGGACTAACAATGGCACGGATTCAAGGAAAGACGAGCGTCCTGGGCAGCGAATTCCGCCAGATCATGGCGCTTCGTCCGGAAATCGCCAAACCGTGGAACGCTCTCGATGAGGCGATCCGCTTCAATGGCATCGTCGATGCCGGCCTCAAGGAAGAAGTTCGCCGGATGGTCGCCCAGCACTCGGGCTGCGCGTTCTGCGCCTCGCTCGGCGCGCCGAAGGGCAGCTATGACGATCCCCGTTGGGCGGCTGCCGTCGCCTTCGGCAAGGCCGTCGCCACCAACCCGACAGACGTGCCGGACGCGGACTGGCAGGCGCTGAAGGAGCATTTCTCCGACGAGGAAATCGTCGAGCTGTCCGCCTGGATCACCTTCATGTTCGCCAGCGAGATGGTGGGCGCGGTGATGAAGCTCCAGCCGGCCTCGCCGGAAATGAAGACCATGTACAACAACTGGATCCGTAACGGGATCGAAAAGGCCACGCGCGTCGCGTCCTGACCTCGTCCCTCATGGAACCCGCCGGTGCTGCCATCGCCTCGATGACGCACCGGCGGGCGTCCATGGCTCGGCAGCTTGGCCGCCCCTGCATTTCCCGTCAGGCCGCACCTTCGCCGCCCGGCAGCCTTTTCGGATCATAGCCGAGATCGGCCGACAGCTTCGCGCAGAAGGCGACCGTCGCCGCCACGAACGGGCTCTCGTCCTCGACACTCATCGCCCCGGCGGGTCCGATCAGGGTGATCGCCAACTGCATCCTGCCCGCACTGTCGAACACCGGTGCCGACACCGCGTTGATGCCGGGGATCGGCACACCTTCGGTCGTCGCATAGCCGGCGGCGCGCACCTTCTTGTTGGAGGCTCCGAACGCACGGAGCGACGCCGGTGTTCCGACCATGAACTGCGAGGGGCCTTCGGCGATCTCCGCCTTGATCCGCTCCCTGGCGACGCTATCGGCCAGATAGGCGGCGAACACCCGGCCGCTGGCGGTTCCCATCAACGAATAGAGCGTGCCGGCGCGCACGTTCACCTGAATCTGGTTGGCGCCTTCCTCGACATAGACAACCGTCGGGCCACGCGTGCCGAACACCAGTATGGTCGCCATCATGCCGGTATCTTCGGCCAGCTGCGACAGCCGCTGCATGGCGAGCTTCAGCGGATCGGAGCCCCACATGCGGGCCATGCCCAGGGTCAGTGCAAAGGGGCCGACGCGATAGCGGCCAACTTCGTCCTGCTCCACCAGCTCGAGCCGGCGGAGCGACAGCAGATAGGCGTGGGCTTGCGCCGGGGTGAGCTTTGCCCGAAGCGCCAGGTCGCGCAACATCATCGGCCGCGCCTCGGAACCGAGGACGATGAGAATGCGGCCGCCGACCTCGATCGACTGCACGCCGCGCCCCTTGATGCTCATCCCCCGCATCCCGTGAAGTTGTCGAATCGGCGGCGGGCTCGCCACCGCGCCGGCTATAGCCGAGCCTGGGAGGCACCTCAAGGCGAGCTGCCTGCCGCTACGTCACATGCGGCCGTTCCCAATGGAGCCCGGGGAGAAGGTCATGCCGCCGCAGCAGCCCTCCTGCCGGACCGCGAGCCGCGCGCCGGCCTCGGCGAAGGTCAGGGCGAACAGCCCGGGATCGGGCCCGTTGGTGTCCGCGCGTCCGGAATGGCGATGCTACTCGGCGTCCGGCTGGCGCGACGGATGCGCCTTCCGGAAGGCCGGATGCTCGGCCGCGATGCGCTCGACCCGGACGATCCGGGGATAGCCGGCCAATGGCACATCGAACCGCCGCGCGGCATAGAGCTGCGGCACCAGATAGACGTCGGCCAGGCTCGGCTCGGCGCCGAAGCAAAATCCGTCGTCGCCAATCATGG
This portion of the Phreatobacter stygius genome encodes:
- a CDS encoding EthD family reductase; this translates as MMNRLSLLRRKTGLENADFAARWRDADGTLAARLPGLRGYLRHRVTDPGPRGDWNIDGICELQFANADTMRAALGSQAFAAMTAAAAQFRDPASIVVCEKHEAIPCTADDLPAVKRMSILRRRPEVSPEEFRREWLGRHAELVRTWPKLLGYTQNLVIARYDEHTREASHDDIPVDGVVELWFRSKEDAAEVVTTAAFARTKEHTETIVASVAPYFVETTRIA
- a CDS encoding glutathione S-transferase N-terminal domain-containing protein, giving the protein MLSVIELYAMASPNVQKIYLMLEETGLRYVAHQINIWKGEQFEPGFRALNPNAKVPVIVDHDGPGGGDYVVFESGAILLYLSEKTGALLPSDPRQRGDTLQWLMIQLTGIGPMFGQFNHFNRFAAENRYGVSRYTTEAQRLYRLIDDRLARTAFLGGDDYSIADIATFPWFRTEARMFGDTHPFTAADGDGYPHLWRWYRQIAERPAAMRALAVIDAHPSTFATATVTEVDRVLGRGSHAATR
- a CDS encoding IclR family transcriptional regulator yields the protein MSIKGRGVQSIEVGGRILIVLGSEARPMMLRDLALRAKLTPAQAHAYLLSLRRLELVEQDEVGRYRVGPFALTLGMARMWGSDPLKLAMQRLSQLAEDTGMMATILVFGTRGPTVVYVEEGANQIQVNVRAGTLYSLMGTASGRVFAAYLADSVARERIKAEIAEGPSQFMVGTPASLRAFGASNKKVRAAGYATTEGVPIPGINAVSAPVFDSAGRMQLAITLIGPAGAMSVEDESPFVAATVAFCAKLSADLGYDPKRLPGGEGAA
- a CDS encoding carboxymuconolactone decarboxylase family protein, which encodes MTADFLRCERKGLTMARIQGKTSVLGSEFRQIMALRPEIAKPWNALDEAIRFNGIVDAGLKEEVRRMVAQHSGCAFCASLGAPKGSYDDPRWAAAVAFGKAVATNPTDVPDADWQALKEHFSDEEIVELSAWITFMFASEMVGAVMKLQPASPEMKTMYNNWIRNGIEKATRVAS
- a CDS encoding SDR family NAD(P)-dependent oxidoreductase, producing MASAATRHRRTGRTIAPARQPTIVHTREPASMYPLLDGKLCVITGAGQGNGRALAVGLAKWGADIVATDVDEALANETAELVRAEGRSALGLRWDVSSRDDGTRVATRIAETMGDTSILINNAGIIFRGDSDSEQALDAWRRIIDVNLTGVYYATVALLDQLKRARGTVINIGSLQSFLGLATKGAAYAASKGGVLLLTKEMAVEFAPFGIRVNGIAPGTMRTPMNTWIGVDHAKMEMLVKRIPMGRVGEPDELVGTALFLASDALASYVNGVMIPVDGGFLAM